One window of the Podospora pseudopauciseta strain CBS 411.78 chromosome 4, whole genome shotgun sequence genome contains the following:
- the MET10 gene encoding sulfite reductase [NADPH] flavoprotein component (COG:C; EggNog:ENOG503NUWR) → MGKLLRPRRTHEETTGGVVPVVETSTVSSGFEKTVPLSSISGPTYVTSQLLVQQAAYKLSDKIFSFSPETFDLDAAVKDWSQAQEKNIHGETTTVVPLQTRAGAGTFALGYIFSKDFDLSKRRIPQTLLAPSLSLRHLRAALDQLSLLYGVSSPFVAHVAAADYSNNDGLITEYESALQLAEDLGLGLVSTSSAQEVQHMALFATLLASLLPTLHVYDGLRTARETLRVVDALSESSIAEVYKCISQEAGALNKRLDTAGKVVELLRLFNSQLGTSYAPFEYHGHEAAETVLVVFGSAEAQLAKQVVDTLAAQGQKVGALNVRIYRPFIEEAFLEALPDSVRQIAVLGQVRDASAVEDASVQSALYSDVLTAVTFADRWSQEPAVVDFKYPASAVHTPSSIATVLSKITSKDDHAEVSLTLSSLEQAQQYIFWDVDNSEAVASASVLGRLLSRESFNNISVHETYNSLIQGGVVRTEIRSSEKPVDAPFAVEKADVVFVGEEKLLKEVAIVKSVKAGGKLAVRLPNFKAEEIEKRIPASVRKEIQEKSLQLFALDSSFSPALENRAQLLAELAFLQVARPDLEAEKLVKLGGLSGDQVTLVEVADALAQALHKVEVPATWAEEDAAAISLVEELKPTSFVAFDKGEAESALQVSTWQEIAKGLAFQEAYGLKTELRPDLTVKTHTIHVKENRRLTPLTYDRNIFHIEFDLGTSGLTYNIGEALGIHADNDPKQVQDFIEWYGLNGDDLVQVPSRENPAVFETRTIYQSLLQNIDILGKPPKRFFESLAEFATDEAEKKKIEFLGSKEGAEEFKKLSEVDTATYVDVFQTFKSAHPSFPDLVRIVSPLKRREYSIASAQAVTPTSVALMIVVVDWVDSQGRTRQGQATRYLSGLKPGTPVIASVKPSVMKLPPKDTAPLIMAGLGTGLAPFRAFVQYRAMQKAQGKEIGSILLYLGSRHRREEYLYGEEWEAYMDAGVLTLLGAAFSRDQPEKIYIQDRMRQTMSDIVKAYIEEEGSFYLCGPTWPVPDVTAVLEEAIATEAKQSGRKVDPRKEIERLKEDGRYVLEVY, encoded by the coding sequence GCCAGCTCCTCGTCCAGCAGGCTGCTTACAAGCTTTCCGACAagatcttctccttctcccccgagACCTTCGATCTCGATGCGGCCGTCAAGGACTGGTCGCAAGCCCAGGAGAAGAACATCCATGGCGAGACCACCACTGTTGTCCCTCTCCAGACCAGAGCCGGTGCCGGCACCTTTGCGCTTGGTTACATCTTCTCCAAGGACTTTGACCTCAGCAAGAGGCGCATTCCCCAGACCCTCCTTGCCCCCTCGCTGAGCCTCCGGCACTTGCGCGCGGCCTTGGACCAACTGTCTCTCCTCTATGGCGTCTCGAGCCCCTTCGTTGCCCACGTCGCCGCTGCCGACTACTCCAATAACGATGGCCTCATCACCGAGTACGAGAGCGCCCTTCAGCTGGCTGAGGACCTCGGTCTCGGTCTCGtctcgacctcctcggcTCAGGAGGTCCAGCACATGGCTCTCTTCGCCACTCTCCTGGCTTCCCTTCTGCCTACCCTCCACGTCTACGACGGTCTCCGCACCGCCAGGGAGActttgagggtggtggatgcgCTCAGCGAGTCGAGCATTGCCGAAGTCTACAAGTGCATCTCCCAGGAGGCTGGTGCCCTGAACAAGAGGTTGGACACCGCTGGCAAGGTTGTCGAGCTTTTGCGCCTGTTCAACAGCCAGCTCGGCACTTCGTATGCTCCTTTCGAGTACCACGGTCACGAGGCCGCTGAGACCGTCCTTGTTGTCTTTGGCAGCGCCGAGGCTCAGCTTGCCAAGCAGGTCGTTGATACTTTGGCTGCTCAGGGCCAGAAGGTTGGTGCTCTCAATGTCCGCATCTACCGCCCATTCATCGAGGAGGCTTTCCTCGAGGCCCTCCCGGATTCGGTTCGCCAGATTGCCGTTCTTGGCCAAGTCCGTGATGCTTCGGCTGTGGAGGATGCCTCTGTCCAGTCTGCCCTCTACTCTGATGTCCTGACTGCGGTCACCTTTGCCGATAGATGGTCGCAAGagcctgctgttgttgatttCAAGTACCCTGCCTCCGCCGTCCACACCCCCAGCTCCATCGCCACTGTTCTCAGCAAGATCACCAGCAAAGACGATCACGCCGAGgtctccttgaccttgagcTCCCTTGAGCAGGCCCAGCAGTACATCTTCTGGGATGTCGACAACTCCGAGGCCGTTGCCTCGGCTTCCGTCCTTGGCAGGCTCCTCTCTCGCGAGTCGTTCAACAACATCTCGGTTCACGAGACTTACAACAGCCTCATCcagggtggtgttgtccgCACTGAGATCAGGAGTTCCGAGAAGCCAGTCGATGCTCCTTTCGCTGTCGAGAAGGCGGATGTTGTTTTCGTTGGCGAGGAGAAGCTTCTCAAGGAGGTTGCTATCGTCAAGAGTGTAAAGGCTGGCGGCAAGTTGGCCGTTCGTCTGCCCAACttcaaggctgaggagatCGAGAAGCGCATCCCTGCCTCCGTCAGAAAGGAGATCCAGGAGAAGAGTCTCCAGCTCTTTGCTCTTgactcttccttctcccctgCTTTGGAGAACCGCGCCCAGCTTCTTGCCGAGCTTGCCTTCTTGCAGGTCGCTCGCCCTGACCTTGAGGCTGAGAAGCTCGTCAAGCTTGGTGGCCTCTCTGGCGACCAGGTCACTCTCGTTGAGGTTGCCGATGCCCTCGCCCAAGCCCTTCACAAGGTTGAGGTTCCCGCTACCTGGGCTGAGGAGGACGCCGCTGCCATCTCTCTTGTAGAGGAGCTCAAGCCCACCAGCTTTGTTGCCTTTGACAAGGGGGAGGCTGAGTCGGCTCTGCAGGTCAGCACCTGGCAGGAGATTGCCAAGGGTCTTGCTTTCCAGGAGGCTTACGGCCTCAAGACTGAGCTTCGCCCTGATCTCACCGTCAAGACTCACACCATCCACGTCAAGGAGAACCGCAGACTCACTCCCCTCACCTACGATCGCAACATCTTCCACATCGAGTTCGATCTCGGCACCTCTGGCCTCACCTACAACATCGGCGAAGCGCTCGGCATCCACGCCGATAACGACCCCAAGCAGGTCCAGGACTTCATTGAGTGGTACGGTCTCAACGGTGATGACCTTGTCCAGGTCCCCTCGCGCGAGAACCCGGCCGTCTTCGAGACTCGTACCATCTACCAGTCTCTCCTCCAGAACATCGACATTCTCGGCAAGCCTCCCAAGCGCTTCTTCGAGTCCCTCGCCGAGTTCGCCACCGatgaggctgagaagaagaagatcgaGTTCCTCGGCAGCAAGGAGGGTGCCGAAGAGTTCAAGAAGCTCTCCGAAGTTGACACCGCCACCTACGTTGATGTCTTCCAGACCTTCAAGTCGGCTCACCCATCCTTCCCTGACCTTGTCCGCATCGTGTCCCCTCTCAAGCGCAGAGAGTACTCCATCGCGTCTGCTCAGGCCGTCACTCCCACTTCCGTTGCTCTGATGattgtcgtcgtcgactgGGTTGACAGCCAGGGCCGCACCCGCCAGGGTCAAGCCACGCGCTACCTCTCTGGTCTCAAGCCGGGCACCCCCGTCATCGCCTCCGTCAAGCCCTCGGTCATGAAGCTGCCGCCCAAGGACACGGCTCCCTTGATCATGGCCGGTCTCGGTACCGGTCTTGCTCCCTTCCGTGCCTTTGTCCAGTACCGCGCTATGCAGAAGGCTCAGGGCAAGGAGATTGGTTCCATTCTCTTGTATCTCGGTTCCCGTCACCGCAGAGAGGAGTACCTCTATGGCGAGGAGTGGGAGGCGTACATGGACGCCGGCGTgctcaccctcctcggcgcTGCCTTCTCTCGTGACCAGCCTGAAAAGATCTACATTCAGGATCGCATGAGGCAGACGATGAGTGATATTGTCAAGGCTTatattgaggaggagggatctTTCTACCTGTGCGGTCCCACTTGGCCGGTGCCGGATGTTACTGctgtgttggaggaggcgattGCTACTGAGGCTAAGCAGAGCGGGCGGAAGGTTGATCCCAGGAAGGAGATTGAAAGGCTGAAAGAGGACGGAAGGTATGTGTTGGAGGTATACTAA